In Brassica napus cultivar Da-Ae chromosome A3, Da-Ae, whole genome shotgun sequence, the sequence AGACACTAGCCACACAAAACAAATCATGATAAAAACAcagtaacaaaagaagaagaaaagaataatagaggatgaagaagcaatttGTGCTTGTTCACGGTGGCTGCCACGGAGCGTGGTGCTGGTACAAAGTGAAACCGATGCTTGAACATTCCGGTCACCATGTGACGGTTGTTGATCTAGCGGCGTCTGGTGTGAACATGACCAAAGTAGAAGAGATTCAAACTTTGGAGGATTACGCTAAGCCGTTGCTCGAGGCTCTTGAGTCGTTTGGCTCTGATGATAAAGTTATCCTCGTCGCGCATAGCATGGGAGGAATATCTGCTGCTTTTGCAGCCGACATGTTTCCTAGTAAGATCTCTGTTGCTGTCTTCGTAACCTCTTTTATGCCTGACACGACCAGTCCACCTTCATCCGTTTTAGAAAAGGTACGCACACTATTAATGAAAAAAACACTATATTCTCTCCGTTACATATTAAGTGTCcttgtagaaaaatattttcgttacaaaataagtcgttttcgattttttgACTTTcgatgcaaaatttattaattttatttaacaattctttttctattggttgaaatatggttaggtgtatagttaattatgtttttatatagtatactaaatcaattatttttttaatttgtgcgCATAAACCTAAAGCGACATTTAAATTGAAACAgttgataaatttttattattttcgttttataaatatttttatattcttagtTAGGGTAAGGGTTTTctaattttatggttttgacgTTTAGGTTTTTAGAAATTATGTAGATTTTCAgaattgttcaaaaaaaatgtagatttccagaatttttaaaaagaagctttttactttttttttttataattctgaTATGTGATAGGAACTGCAGCTTATAGAAAGCCTTTCAGATTCAGAAGAAATGGAGTTGAAGCTTGAGACTTACGGAACTAATGATCATCCTCTAATGACTGTTTTTATTGAACCTAAGTACTTAAAGAACATGTATCTACTCTCTCCTATCGAAGTAAGACTCAAGAACTGCTCTGCTTTTTTACAAAATACACAATTGAGAACTTTTTAAacaagatttttattttctcgATTATTAGGATTTTGAATTGGCCAAAATGTTGGTGAGAGTTACACCGGCTATGACCAGTAATCTGACGGGAACAAAAAGCTTAACAGAAGAAGGATATGGCTCGGTTACTCGTGTGTATATCGTGTGCGGTGAGGACAAGGGTATAAGCGAAGAGTACCAGCGATGGATGATCGAGAATTTTCCGGTTAAAGAAGTTATGGAGATTGAAGGTGCAGATCATATGCCAATGTTCTCCAAGCCACAAGAACTGTGTGATCGCTTACTAAAGATTGCTGATAAATATGCATAAACAAACCCGAGAATGATCTCACTATTGTcataatatttgtaaaaataatcTTCAACTTGCACCACGAATGATAGGATACATGTTGCATGAGAAGGATGATTATATCAATAAGATTTATGAGATGAAAAAATTCACCGCTTATGATTAAAGAGCAGGACACACACGCAATGAATTCTTGAGTAGcataaaaaacaacaaaaacaagtaaTTTCTAAATGTCTAAGGAAGGATTGATTACTTTAGCTAGTTTTGCTAATATGATCAAAGGAAGTAATCATCAAGTGAAGAGCAGTTATCTTCCGCCACAAGCTTCATAAGAAGTCGTTCTTATAGTCTTCGACGACACATTCCAGAAAAAAGACCGCGAGCTACACATATGGTGGTGATAAGACAAACGATCTTAGCTTTGTTCTCTCTTGGCATTCTACTCCACGCTGTATCTTCAGGCTTTGCCTGGAacaaattctaaaccctaaacctattAGACGATGAGCAAATGCAATTTTGATGTTTACTGTTTCAGCTTAGTCCACATACCTTGCTCCTGGGTCCACCGTAGGAGTGGGAACCGGAAGAGTGGTGTTTGTTATCCGACATCTTAGATATCTGATTATTACCTTTTTCTTCGCCGGTGCTTTCTAGGATTTTTTTCTCCGACACACACTAGGGTTTTAACGGCTCTGAGAGGACTTcgattctcttttttttattcactACGATGGGTTTCATTTGGGTTCTTGTTACGGCCATTTTAGTAAGCCCATTTACTAATCTTAAATCTAAATTGTTTTGATCACCCGTTATACCTAAAGCTGGAatagctcagttggttagaACGTGTGGCTGTTAACCACAAGGTCGGAGGTGCGACCCCTCCTTCTAGCGTTTTTGGTTTTTCATTTGATAGTATACACAACACTGTTGGGCTATGAATCAAAGAGAGAATTCGTGTTTGTTACATGGAGAACACACTCCCATGTGTTAAATTTTTTCCTCCTTGAATAGTTTCAGTGTCtcctaaacaaaaaaagtatGTTTTTGGcttttaaaatacaaaagaaacaaacGCAAAGTAGAACAGACTATACACTTTCAGTGTCTTTtcttaaatcttaaatataCTCTCGTATGTTACtctatgtttgtttttttatggaTTTAAGACGTTAATATACTGGACAATATATATTGTGTTATCTTACTATAAATTAAAGTGAAATTGCGAAAAGATATATTGATATAGAAATAAAGAAAGTTGCAATTATCTTAACTTATTTATAAAGCTAACAAAGCTTGAAGCAAACGTGGTAAGTAGTGAGATATAAACTCCTAAACAAGTTAGTTTTTCTTCTGAGTGTGTTAAAGAAGTTCATTTTATTAGTAATTTAGATGAAACATCAGAATCACAACCTGAAATCAACTCCGGATTATCTGACAGGTGTCTCTAGAACAAGTCTAGATGGGGAGGGAGATGTGTCCTAACAAATCCAAAAGTATCAAActttactattaaaaatcaaataattgagttttgagtcttttgattTTGATCTCGTTAGCTATTTCGTATTTGAAAGTCCACGAAAACAACATTTCATTCTTACTTAATAttatctaaatattttctcgtaaatTAAGCTCATGACAGCTCAAGCTCGACATTGATATTGCCTGTACATTACAACAAAGAAAacaattcaaaagaaaaatatataaattacaatCATGATTAGCACGAAATGTGCGAAGAAAAAGTCTCAGCAAACAAATATATCTTATAGATTATCCTACGCGTCaaattatgatttatttatttatgtatttatatccTTACGAGAAACATATCGCATAGAGCATTAACGGTGAAATTTCCGATTTATAATTCTTCTAGCTCAAAAGAGAACGATCAACTATCATGGCAAACGACTCGTCCTGTAAGAGAAACAAACCGCCGTCGTGTGTATAGAGCGTAAAGCTTAATGTTATTAGATGAGaatgttacaatatatatacaagagAACTAGGGATTATAAGGATAAGTATTTACTAATATATCCTTTCTATATATACATTCTACacgccccctcaagatggaggtAGTTGACGAACTCCAATCTTGCCAGAAAGTTCATGAAACCGTGTTCTGGATAAAGGTTTGGTGAGTGCATCTGCGAGCTGATCGTGAGTGGAGACATGAGAAACTCGCAGAGCTCCGGAACTGACATTATCTCGTATGAAGTGGTAATCCAAGGCTAAATGCTTCATGCGGGAATGGAAAACGGGATTTGCACAAAGATAAGTAGCGCCCACGTTGTCACAATAGACAACGGGTGTGTGAGGCAGAGTAACGCCAAGTTCAGTGAGCAAGGAGCAGACCCAGCGTAGTTCAGCTGCAGTGTTGGCGACTGCTCTATACTCTGCCTCGGTTGAAGAACGGGCCACGCCCTTCTGCTTCTTGGAGGACCACGCAATAGGTGATGTCCCGAGATATAGGATGTGCGCGTTCGTGGACACAAAGTCGTCGACATCGCCGGCCCAGTCAGCATCAGAGTAAGCATGTAGCGAGAGCGGAGAGTCCTTACGAAGAAGAATGCCATGAGAAGTTGTACCAGCTAGATACCTGAGAATACGCTTAGCTGCTTGCCAGTGTATATCCGTTGGACGATGCATAAACTGGGACAATCTGTTAACCGCATATGCAATGTCTGGGCGCGTAAACGCCAAGTACTGGAGGCTTCCAATCACAGTACGGTATTCCGCAGGTTCAGTAAGAGCACAGCCTGATGTGAGAGACAGCTTTGGTGTCGTAGCCATTGGCGTGGAGACTATGTTGGCATCTGACATCTTCGTACGCTGGAGGAGGTCTGTGATATACTTACGCTGCATGAGATGAAGTCCCTGAGATGTTCTTGTAACTTCAATACCCAGAAAATATCTCAAGTCTTCTGGTTCTTTTAAGGAGAACCGAGTGGAGAGCGAAGCAATCAATCCTGCAACGAGAACTGAGCTGCTGCCAGTTATTATTATGTCGTCGACATACACAAGGCAGTAGACCTGATGGCCATCCTTATTGTATACAAACGCAGACGTGTCTGCCATCGAGTTCTTGAATCCGATGGAGATGAGATATGTCTTTAACTCTTGATACCAAGCACGTGGTGCTTGTTTGAGACCATAAAGGGCTTTCCTCAGGCGACATACATGATGTGGACGATCTTTATCTAGAAAACCAGGAGGTTGAGTAACATAGACCTCATCTTGTAAAGTACCTTGAAGGAAAGCATTGTTGACATCGAGCTGCTTTATTGGCCAGTTCCGGGAGATAGCTAGCTGAAGAACAAGCCGAATTGTAATCGATTTGACAACCGGACTAAAGGTTTCGGCGTAGTCAATTCCGTGTTGTTGGTTGAAGCCACGAGCTACCCAGCGGGATTTGTGCCTGGCCAGTGTACCATCGGGATTGTATTTCACAGTATGAATCCACTTCGTTGGAATGACATGTTGATGCGGTCGCGGTGGGACAAGATCAAATGTTCTGTTCCGAATCTGAGCATCCATTTCAGAGACCATAGAGTTCCTCCACTTCTCATCTCTCAAGGCTTGGGTTACAGTGGTTGGGATGATGGGTGTGAGGTTTGTTTTGACAGTGAGGAGACTGTGTTTAGGGTTGGGCTTTGTAATCTGGTTCTTTGAACGGGTTCTCATGGAATGAGTGTTTTGTGGTAGCGGGTTGGGAGTTGGATTTTGGCTTTGGGACGTGTTTGAGGTGAGGTTTGTGTCTGGGTTGTCTGTCTGGTTCAAAGTACCTGTTGCATGAACAATAGGTGGAGGAAGAGTTTGTGTACATACCTGTGCATTACTCTGGAGCTCCGTTGAATCAATGCCTGGGTCCACCCGTGTGTCATCTGATGATAACACAGCATCGTTCATCTGTGAGGATGAAGACGATGGAGGGTCGGTATTTAACCGGTGGTGAGAATCGGAGCTCGGGGTTGGCATAGCTGTAGACGTAGCTGAGACGAGTGGCACTGGAGGTGGGGTTTGGTGGAGTGGTACAGAGGTGGTAAAAGGGTAAGAGTTTGATGTGTCTGGTTCATCAGTAACGGGAGTGGATGGTGGTTTGGCGGAGAAAGGAAACTTTTCTTCAATAAATTGAACATGCCTTGATGTATAGACACGTCCGGTAGTGCGATCGAGACATAAATATGCACTCTGCGTGAGAGAGTAACCGAGAAACACACACTCCTTGGATCGCAGTTCCAACTTGTTGCTCGCATACGGTCGTAACCATGGATAGCAAGCACAGCCAAACACTCGGAGCTTAAGGTAGTTAGGTGACTGTTGAAAGAGCACTGCGTAGGGTGATGTGTTGCTTAAGACCGAGCTGGGTAAGCGATTGATGAGATACACCGCAGCTGAAAAGGCATAGCTCCAGTACGACGGCGGCAGGGACGCTTGATGAAGCAGAGTAAGTCCCGTCTCGACTATATGTCGATGTTTACGTTCTGCGATGCCGTTATGTTCAGGAGTATGTGGCGGTGAGGTCAGATGCGAGATCCCGTGATCGAGAAGAAAGGCTTTCAGCGCTATAAATTCGCCACCATTGTCCGAGTATAATGTTCTGATCTTGGACTGAAAACGATTCTCGACCACTGCTTTGAATGCCACAAACGTTTCTCGCACTTGGGACTTAAACTTGAGTGGATACAACCATGTATATCGGGTGAAGTGATCCACAAAAATGAGGTAATATTTGAAGTTATCAATAGAGACAATGGGGGATGACCACACATCAGTGTAAACATATTCAAGAGGTTGAGTTGAGACAATAGTGTTTGAGTGAAAAGGCAATTTATGGCTTTTATTGATAAGACAATGAGAACACGGAATCTGTTTTTGAGAAGACAATGAAACTGGTAAAGAAAACTGAGAAACAAGAGTTTTTAAAGTGGGTAGGGTTGGGTGGCCAAGTCTCGAGTGCCATGAGATAAGTGTGGTCTTGGGAGTTGGCGACGCAAATAGGGAGGTGGTGGTGGGTTTAGACTCGACTGGCCACTCGTACAGCTCATCTCTAGCTCTGCCTTGGAGTAACCGGACCCCCGTgctgagatccttcacctgaaagtGGGCAGGAAAGAATTCAACAGATACTCTATTAGCATTGCACAATCGATACACTGAAATAAGGTTCTTATGAAGGTTAGGGACATAGAGAATATTGTTTAAAGCTAAGGGACGAGATGAAGTAGAGAGAGTAGAGGAACCCGTATGTGTGATCGGAAGACCTGATCCATCGGCAATGATAACCTCTTCACCACCATTGTAAGGTTGATGGAGAGAGAGGTTGTGCAAGTCGGTGGTTAGGTGATGAGTGGCGCCGCTGTCAACAATCCAATTGTTTGGATTATACGCGGTTGCAGCCATGTTCGCACGAGGTTGCCACGGCGTCTGCGAGGAGTTGTTGTAGCCACCGGATTGTTGCAGCTGAGGACAACGCCTTGCACTATGGCCAAAAACACCACAAATTTGGCACTTGCCTTGATATCCACGCAAGTTGGTGTCTTGTTGCTGccatgtgttgttgttgttgcggCCATTGTTGTAGCGGTTGTTGTTCCCACGATACCCCGAGTTGTGACTCCTGTTGTTGGTGTTGTTAGACACGCGGGTGTTCGCGACGTTGGCAGAGATCGGAAGAGATGGGTTAGGAGTCGCGTCTTGTAACTTGACTTCCTGATTCAGGAGTTTCTCATGAACTTCAGTTAAGGAAGGAGGTACATCACGACCTTGTATCTGATCGATAACTTGTTTGTAGTCCTCAGGAAGGCCTTCCACAATGAACTCAATCTGATCTTCCAGATCAAAGGCTTTACCGAGTAAAGCAAGTTGGTCAAATCGGGTTGTAAACCCCTGGAGGTACTCATCAATCGATTTAGTTCCTTTCTTCCATTGTTTGATCTGTTGGCGCAGCTGTTGAATGTGACCGCGGGTGGGTTTGGCGTATGTGGAAGACAGCTTCTCCCAGATCTCGGCGGATGTGGTGGTTGTTGCAAGAATCGGCTGGACTGTGACAGAGATAGCCCCTAATAAGGCGCTATAGATGAGTTGGTCTTGACGCTGGTGTGCTGTGAAAGCAGGGTTGACAGAGACAACTTCAGCTGTCATGATCGTGGGTGGTGGGACAACGACGGTGCCGTCGAGATAGCCAGATAGACCATGGCCATTAAGCAAAGCTTGAACTTGACGGCTCCACATAAGAAAGTTGGAGGCCGTGAGTTTGGTAACATTTGACATGTTAACATTAAGGAGTTGAGCGGCATCAATGGTGATGACGGTGGTGTTATTTGTCGCAGAGTTTGCCATGGAAGCAGAGAACGtaacagagaaaaaaaaggtTGTGGGCGGCtaggtttagatttaaaatctctgctctgataccatatagagCGTAAAGCTTAATGTTATTAGATGAGaatgttacaatatatatacaagagAACTAGGGATTATAAGGATAAGTATTTACTAATATATCCTTTCTATATATACATTCTACAGTGTGGATCTCTCGTAACCATCCTTAGCCTAGACGGCGGCGGAATCCGAGGAACCATCTCCGGTGTCATCCTTGCTTGTCTGGAAAAACAACTTCAGGTTATATATTACCCGAGGCCTAGACTCTCTATATATAAGCATATTTATTTCATGAAAAAATCATaaagcatatatatttttttttgtccggGCTTTAGACTGTAAATTCTGTATGCGGTTAATTCTATATATGTTTGGACTGATTAACCATCAAATATATAGGAGATCGATGGAGAAGACGTGAGACTAGCTGACTATTTCGACGTGGTAGCAGGGACTAGTACTGGTGGTCTCATTACTGCCATGTTGACTGTACCTGACGCGACCGGACGGCCTCATTTTGCGGCCAAGGACATTGTTCCTTTCTACCTTGAACATTGTCCCAAAATATTTCCACAGCCCGAGTAAGAAAACAATAGTTACGTGcatattagttataaataaaagaaaaaaagttagtttttttttttttggtaaaatgttaaattttataccaattttaaaatttttgacaGAAATTACAGAGGAAACAAAGAGAACAGAgtaaccaaaatctaaaaactaggACTAAGTAACAACAGAAACCAAAAGATGGACATAATCGACAAGAACACATGTAAGCAGCCTAGAAGATTCAACATGTAGAAACACCGATTCCAAACTTAAAAGCTTGGACAATGAGTAATCACTATGATtcttttaaccaataaaattatgaattaattttatgaattaaTGATATACACGGATTTATCATACTTACTTAGTCAAACAAACAATAGATTCactcaaaaaaacaaacaaacaatagaTATCAACACATAATAAGAGGAAAAATCCAATAGTGAACTTTGTCAAACAAACATTAGAGAATAAGTGAGTACTAAGTGTAAATCATATGTTTTagacaaatgatttttttttctttaaatatttgttaacaACATGCATAATGCA encodes:
- the LOC106449306 gene encoding methylesterase 9-like isoform X2, with amino-acid sequence MKKQFVLVHGGCHGAWCWYKVKPMLEHSGHHVTVVDLAASGVNMTKVEEIQTLEDYAKPLLEALESFGSDDKVILVAHSMGGISAAFAADMFPSKISVAVFVTSFMPDTTSPPSSVLEKLIESLSDSEEMELKLETYGTNDHPLMTVFIEPKYLKNMYLLSPIEDFELAKMLVRVTPAMTSNLTGTKSLTEEGYGSVTRVYIVCGEDKGISEEYQRWMIENFPVKEVMEIEGADHMPMFSKPQELCDRLLKIADKYA
- the LOC106449306 gene encoding methylesterase 9-like isoform X1, coding for MKKQFVLVHGGCHGAWCWYKVKPMLEHSGHHVTVVDLAASGVNMTKVEEIQTLEDYAKPLLEALESFGSDDKVILVAHSMGGISAAFAADMFPSKISVAVFVTSFMPDTTSPPSSVLEKELQLIESLSDSEEMELKLETYGTNDHPLMTVFIEPKYLKNMYLLSPIEDFELAKMLVRVTPAMTSNLTGTKSLTEEGYGSVTRVYIVCGEDKGISEEYQRWMIENFPVKEVMEIEGADHMPMFSKPQELCDRLLKIADKYA